A window of Verrucomicrobiota bacterium genomic DNA:
GGCGCTGCCGACCTTGAAGAATCGAGTCTGGCCTGCCTGGCGCAGGCGTATCTGAACCACCGTGATCATGGGAAAAGCTCCTCCACAGGGCGGGCTAGGCGACTCGGGAACCCGCCAGCAGCCCAAGCTTGAGGAACAGCGCTTCGAGGCTGTTGGCGAGCTTGACGTTGAGCGCAATCGCCTTGCGCACCTCATCTATCGTATCGAACGCGGCGAGCAGCTCATCGGTCCGCCGGCCGGCCGCCTGGGCCGCAATCGGCCCGGCAAAGTCGGCGTTGATAAGCGCGCCCGCATTCCGCGGGGCCGCTGTTCCAGTCTCTTTACTTAGTAGCATGTCGCGGTACCAGAGGGCAATGCAATTGAGCACACCGTCAACCTCGCGCCGGAACTCGCCCTCGGCGTGCGCGCCGTACTGGTCGGTGAGCGTCTTGCGTGCGGCGGCATCGAGCGTCTCGGTGGCGGCGGCGTTCTCGTCGGCCAGCCGCTGTTTGAGCGTCTCGCGGCGGGCGACCAGTTCCTGTTCGATGCCGAGCGCCATCGCCTGCAAGTCGGCGAAATGGTCGAACCCGCCCGCGGCAAGCATCGTGTAGAGGGCCTGGCGGCGCTGATCGGCCTGCTCGTCGAGATACTCGATCGCCCCGGACAGGCTGCCTCGTCCGAGCGAGGCGGCGATCGCCGCGCGTTTCAGGTCGGCGCCGCGCTGCTCGACGAGGAAACGCTCCACTAGATCGCGCGCGATCGGGT
This region includes:
- the holB gene encoding DNA polymerase III subunit delta', yielding MSFKAILGNERAIELLRSSMAQGRVAHAYLFAGPEGVGKALVAREFAKALNCERQEPQACDGCVSCRKIDHGTHPDVRWFRPAGAMRMIRVEQVAEFLQAASFKPYEGRWKVFVLVDADRLNVQSQNKVLKTLEEPAEGTVIILTSAVPDALLPTIRSRCQRVAFHPIARDLVERFLVEQRGADLKRAAIAASLGRGSLSGAIEYLDEQADQRRQALYTMLAAGGFDHFADLQAMALGIEQELVARRETLKQRLADENAAATETLDAAARKTLTDQYGAHAEGEFRREVDGVLNCIALWYRDMLLSKETGTAAPRNAGALINADFAGPIAAQAAGRRTDELLAAFDTIDEVRKAIALNVKLANSLEALFLKLGLLAGSRVA